One Branchiostoma floridae strain S238N-H82 chromosome 1, Bfl_VNyyK, whole genome shotgun sequence genomic region harbors:
- the LOC118427708 gene encoding probable ATP-dependent RNA helicase DDX28, which yields MAAPTEFCTFCRLARFGLLARSIGSRTMVDPKRCIVQYRTSINVHTSRCYVSEAARQNVILIPQYLNRRLDQIKKAKSHGKNSVPLARPGRIVISCKRKEFNHYGGQTLGKFDVPQLASKGWKHKKSVGDHFTIVGYTKNPALLPVPDEEDTDKGKSVVREGGDRPLTTFGGLPLDEGILEGLHAMNMVVPTKIQAAAIPAILSGKNVLCAAETGSGKTLCYVVPLLQSLLPVVRESDADMTQREQGRPLAVIVVPARELAEQVMTVLTTFNTALLKPFKMQIVVGGQGIGNIKKKLGKQVDILVITPGMLNKALHKGFLGMDWVRHLVLDEIDTLLDDSFSDMTLEAISCCQVRVSEVGGVGDGTQVIMAGATMPKRTAEILGEIVPMESLATVTTPALHRVMPHVSQKFLRVKPSSKAATVLELVKQDVNVNCPVIVFCNTFSTADWLSHTLRENNINHSKITGKLSASVRLGIFKEFQDGLTDVLVCTDIASRGLDTVRVQHVINFDFPGVVSDYIHRVGRVGRVGSRVAGRVTSLVCQPYEVDMLWKIETAVRRQAELKGVDANITRKIAKRFMDEWDFPED from the exons AGTGAGGCAGCCAGGCAAAACGTAATCCTCATACCACAGTACTTGAATCGGAGGTTAGACCAGATTAAAAAAGCCAAGTCACATGGAAAAAACTCAGTTCCTCTGGCCAG ACCAGGTAGGATTGTGATTTCCTGTAAGAGAAAAGAGTTCAACCATTACGGAGGTCAGACTCTGGGCAAGTTTGATGTCCCACAACTGGCCTCTAAAGGCTGGAAACACAAGAAGTCTGTTGGAGACCACTTCACTATAGTGGGTTATACTAAG AACCCAGCCCTACTCCCAGTACCAGATGAGGAGGACACAGACAAGGGCAAGTCTGTTGTTAGAGAGGGAGGGGACAGACCACTAACAACCTTTGGGGGTCTCCCTTTAGATGAAGGTATCTTGGAGGGACTCCATGCCATGAACATGGTAGTACCTACAAAAATCCAG GCAGCTGCCATACCCGCCATACTGAGTGGGAAGAATGTGTTGTGTGCTGCAGAAACAG GTAGTGGTAAGACCCTGTGTTATGTAGTTCCCCTTCTTCAAAGTCTCCTGCCTGTGGTGAGAGAGTCAGACGCAGACATGACACAGAGGGAACAGGGACGCCCCCTAGCTGTTATTGTGGTGCCTGCAAGGGAGCTGGCTGAGCAAGTCATG ACGGTGCTAACAACTTTCAACACTGCCCTGCTGAAACCTTTCAAAATGCAGATTGTAGTGGGAGGACAGGGAATA GgaaacattaagaaaaaacTGGGAAAACAGGTCGACATTCTGGTCATTACTCCGGGAATGCTGAACAAGGCTCTCCATAAGG GCTTCCTAGGAATGGACTGGGTGCGGCATCTTGTTTTAGATGAAATAGACACCCTTCTGGACGACAGCTTCTCAGACATGACACTTGAAGCTATATCATGCTGTCAG gtgAGAGTGTCTGAGGTGGGCGGGGTCGGGGACGGAACCCAGGTCATCATGGCGGGAGCGACCATGCCCAAACGTACTGCCGAGATCCTTGGGGAAATTGTGCCT ATGGAGTCCTTGGCAACAGTGACAACCCCAGCCCTACACAGGGTCATGCCTCACGTGTCACAGAAGTTCCTCCGGGTTAAGCCTAGCAGCAAGGCTG CTACAGTTCTGGAGCTTGTCAAACAGGATGTGAACGTGAACTGTCCCGTCATCGTCTTTTGCAATACCTTCTCcactgctgattggctgtcgcACACGCTGAGGGAAAACAACATCAACCACTCCAAGATCACAGGCAAATTGAGCGCAAGT GTGAGACTTGGTATCTTCAAAGAATTCCAGGATGGCTTGACTGATGTACTAGTGTGTACTGATATTGCCTCCAGAGGACTGGACACTGTTAGG GTTCAACACGTGATAAACTTCGACTTCCCCGGGGTGGTGTCAGATTACATCCACAGGGTGGGGCGAGTGGGGAGGGTGGGCAGCAGAGTGGCAGGGAGGGTCACCAGTCTGGTGTGTCAGCCATATGAGGTGGACATGCTCTGGAAGATTGAG ACGGCTGTGCGGAGACAGGCAGAGCTGAAGGGAGTAGATGCCAACATCACCAGGAAAATAGCCAAGAGGTTCATGGATGAATGGGACTTCCCTGAGGACTGA
- the LOC118427675 gene encoding polypeptide N-acetylgalactosaminyltransferase 13-like, which yields MGVNPKVLHAVIVTSLFWVAVDVVLLSFCGTWQDNTAVRAFRDAQGRPLKPRDDPVYPDDAAAGHRRRGPPRGQVYPDSPAESIQNVPPVKGGQPEVDKQKDAWPKIPQVNQKWKEIRNEDIKWMPPLNYDVTSMPRDPNGPGEHGKGVTTKPEEEPQVKAGWKLASFNKYVSDKISYERSIPDTRLPECKTKKYPEYLPPTSVIMCFTDEAFSAVMRSVHSIINRTPPHLLAEVILVDDNSTRAELKGHLDDYVRRQVEWDKVKVVHLEKREGLIRCRLRGAEKAVGPVLTFLDAHIECNVGWVEPLLHRIWENRSNVVMPIIEAIDDKTFEYHGGVQSSRYAQRGGFSWELHFDWRVIPEYEIKRWKGDETTPIRSPTMAGGLFSIDKSYFYELGTYDDKMDTWGGENLELSFKIWMCGGTLEQPPCSKVGHVFRSSAPYSNPSGPKTFIRNTLRVVEVWLDSYKDLFYALNPHMQGEPYGDVSERKRIRERLQCKSFDWFLENIFPELPIPDKNVQGRGELKNLGGNKCMDTMGEHAPYTGLYSCHGMGGNQVFSYTWKNVISYQERCLAVSRNKPDRISLYPCGDRDILKWKHEKGGTFSVVGDGRCLDYDYAESLLSLRNCNEGMNQRWMFNNYYDDRGNKI from the exons ATGGGCGTGAACCCGAAGGTGTTACACGCAGTCATCGTCACCAGTCTGTTCTGGGTCGCTGTGGATGTAGTACTGCTGTCCTTCTGTGGAACATGGCAAGACAACACCGCCGTCAGGGCGTTCAGGGACGCGCAGGGGAGACCCCTCAAGCCGAGAGACGACCCTGTTTATCCCGATGACGCGGCGGCAGGACACAGGAGGAGGGGCCCTCCCCGCGGCCAGGTGTACCCGGACTCACCTGCGGAGAGTATACAGAACGTCCCACCTGTGAAAGGGGGTCAACCGGAAGTAGACAAACAGAAGGACGCGTGGCCTAAGATACCACAGGTAAACCAAAAATGGAAGGAAATCCGCAACGAGGACATCAAATGGATGCCTCCGTTAAATTACGACGTGACTTCTATGCCCAGGGACCCGAACGGGCCGGGAGAACACGGGAAAGGTGTCACCACAAAACCCGAGGAAGAGCCTCAAGTAAAGGCGGGCTGGAAACTCGCTTCTTTCAACAAATACGTCAGCGACAAAATCTCTTACGAGCGGTCTATTCCAGACACCAGGCTACCAGA GTGTAAGACAAAGAAGTACCCAGAGTATTTACCGCCAACAAGCGTCATCATGTGCTTTACTGATGAGGCTTTCTCGGCAGTGATGCGGTCCGTTCACAGCATCATCAACAGAACCCCTCCGCATCTACTAGCGGAGGTCATACTGGTGGATGACAACAGTACCAGAG ctgAGCTGAAGGGTCACCTTGACGACTACGTGCGCCGACAGGTGGAGTGGGACAAGGTGAAGGTGGTTCACCTGGAGAAGCGGGAGGGACTGATCAGGTGCCGGCTGAGGGGTGCGGAGAAGGCGGTGGGGCCGGTTCTGACGTTCCTGGACGCGCACATCGAGTGTAACGTGGGGTGGGTGGAGCCGCTCCTGCACAGGATCTGGGAGAACAGGTCCAACGTCGTCATGCCCATCATAGAGGCTATAGATGACAAGACGTTCGA ATACCACGGGGGAGTGCAATCATCAAGGTACGCGCAGAGGGGCGGCTTTTCCTGGGAGTTACACTTCGACTGGAGGGTCATACCTGAGTACGAGATCAAGCGCTGGAAGGGGGACGAAACCACGCCAATCAG GTCTCCCACCATGGCCGGCGGCCTGTTCTCCATCGACAAGAGTTATTTCTACGAGCTGGGGACGTATGACGACAAGATGGACACGTGGGGAGGGGAGAACCTAGAACTGTCTTTCAAG ATCTGGATGTGCGGCGGGACTCTGGAACAGCCGCCTTGCTCCAAAGTGGGACACGTGTTCAGGAGCAGCGCCCCCTACAGCAACCCCTCCGGCCCCAAGACTTTCATCAGAAACACGCTGCGCGTGGTAGAAGTGTGGTTAGATAGTTATAAG GACCTGTTTTACGCACTGAACCCCCACATGCAAGGCGAGCCGTATGGTGACGTCAGCGAGAGGAAACGTATCCGCGAGCGGctacaatgtaaaagttttgATTGGTTCCTGGAGAACATCTTCCCCGAGCTGCCGATACCGGACAAGAACGTGCAGGGAAGAGGGGAG CTGAAGAACCTCGGCGGTAACAAGTGCATGGACACGATGGGTGAACATGCGCCGTACACAGGGCTGTACTCCTGCCACGGCATGGGCGGGAACCAG GTTTTTAGCTACACGTGGAAAAACGTCATCAGCTACCAGGAGAGGTGCCTGGCCGTGAGCCGGAACAAACCGGACAGAATCAGTCTGTACCCGTGCGGGGATAGGGACATCCTCAAGTGGAAACATGAAAAG GGTGGTACGTTCTCCGTGGTTGGGGACGGACGGTGTCTGGACTACGACTACGCCGAGAGTCTCCTGTCGCTCAGGAACTGTAACGAAGGGATGAACCAGAGGTGGATGTTCAACAACTATTACGACGACCGCGGCAACAAGATATAG
- the LOC118413055 gene encoding uncharacterized protein PB18E9.04c-like, whose amino-acid sequence MLTSLGGESFWGLSVARALRDKDNPWHFRRQEVSVVVSNRLLCISNDPWSYVNEQTVGWTFDFNKTVLDYTRTKVDVHGPSCSLVWDVPVTKITAQAPFVVIMQNAVSDIPSVADQCRQVWANNEKLTMALQGGLSLRLAFSGERDTNIETLTIALSPTIHANSTAAGKHMNNIIDTNITCIVLTEEDASQMVFSVPPVQLNNDETSLDSNSGPTSRQNLTTKNESTVPPNLTGMASRPGNHNTVLAPVLPTSEHKTTMSPAFPLHFSTILTKPAQDKPSPTRTFTTALIISILGGLIVIIFVVLLLKRTLMSNKQDVQAIPERQEAVPRRVRSASLPDISRRSAILHRKSSCRSLPSALHSIEPTYCEIPDDAVYATRPLPALPHTYWEIPDVEPNEDDDDALPFYAAATDLTLMGNGGSLSTYHDTSATTGRHHRPSPIQRTAMYGKSQSQRVTCYENAGNPSCHRGTSARGAASVPFYEGQGMVTYINAANISGTSFVTQYRASRSNGYESSPASQLTENQVYKTVPDETEPWTSSSNTWPWEISNGQLSRAHSVPAISTFPNTYWPRRESACRSSRSHQRWASLPTLSNTYHETTQTEVPLVSTIPNTYWPWDISSYGHTNTSCPRAVPTVPNTYWPWELAGEDITVAHDDVRLSQ is encoded by the coding sequence ATGCTTACATCTCTGGGCGGAGAGTCGTTCTGGGGTCTTAGTGTCGCCAGGGCACTCCGTGACAAAGATAACCCTTGGCACTTTCGAAGACAGGAAGTTTCAGTTGTAGTATCCAACCGTCTCCTTTGTATCAGCAACGACCCTTGGAGCTATGTGAACGAACAGACTGTAGGGTGGACATTTGATTTCAACAAGACTGTCCTTGATTACACACGCACTAAAGTCGACGTGCACGGCCCTTCTTGCAGCCTGGTGTGGGACGTTCCCGTTACAAAGATCACAGCTCAGGCACCTTTTGTAGTTATCATGCAAAACGCTGTCTCGGATATCCCCAGTGTTGCTGACCAGTGCAGACAGGTGTGGGCTAACAATGAAAAGTTAACTATGGCCTTACAAGGTGGCCTGAGTCTCCGATTGGCTTTCTCTGGAGAGAGAGACACTAACATAGAAACCCTTACAATTGCTCTCAGTCCGACAATCCACGCAAATAGCACTGCCGCTGGAAAACACATGAATAATATTATTGACACCAATATCACCTGCATTGTTCTTACTGAGGAGGATGCTAGTCAGATGGTGTTCAGTGTCCCTCCGGTGCAACTGAACAACGATGAAACATCTCTTGACTCCAATAGTGGTCCGACATCTCGTCAAAATCTTACAACAAAGAACGAGTCTACCGTACCACCAAACCTGACTGGGATGGCATCGAGGCCAGGAAACCACAACACGGTGCTAGCTCCGGTGTTACCTACATCAGAACATAAGACTACGATGTCACCGGCTTTTCCTCTGCATTTCAGCACTATCCTGACAAAGCCTGCCCAAGACAAACCAAGCCCAACCAGGACGTTCACAACCGCCTTGATTATTTCGATACTAGGAGGTCTGATAGTGATAATATTTGTTGTCCTTCTCTTGAAAAGAACTTTAATGTCAAACAAGCAGGACGTCCAAGCCATCCCTGAGCGGCAGGAAGCTGTGCCGAGACGGGTACGGTCGGCCTCTCTACCTGACATTTCCCGCCGTAGCGCCATTTTACACCGCAAATCTTCCTGCAGATCTCTGCCTAGTGCCCTTCATTCTATCGAGCCCACGTACTGTGAGATTCCTGATGACGCTGTCTATGCTACTCGACCTCTCCCCGCCCTTCCACATACATACTGGGAAATCCCAGACGTTGAACCGAACGAAGACGATGATGACGCGTTGCCCTTCTATGCTGCTGCCACAGATTTAACGCTCATGGGGAATGGGGGGAGTCTCAGCACCTACCACGACACCTCGGCCACTACTGGTCGCCACCACAGGCCTTCACCTATCCAGCGTACAGCCATGTATGGAAAATCTCAGTCCCAACGCGTTACGTGTTACGAAAATGCAGGGAATCCCTCCTGCCACCGTGGCACGAGCGCTCGTGGGGCAGCTTCCGTACCCTTCTACGAAGGTCAGGGGATGGTGACATACATAAATGCAGCTAATATATCCGGCACGTCATTCGTAACTCAGTACAGAGCATCGAGGTCGAATGGATACGAATCCTCGCCAGCTTCTCAACTGACGGAGAATCAAGTCTATAAGACTGTTCCAGACGAGACAGAGCCATGGACATCCTCGTCCAACACCTGGCCGTGGGAGATCTCCAATGGACAGTTAAGTAGAGCTCACTCGGTGCCTGCTATCTCCACATTTCCAAACACTTACTGGCCACGGCGAGAAAGCGCGTGCAGAAGTAGCCGAAGCCATCAGCGGTGGGCGTCCCTCCCCACACTCAGTAATACCTACCATGAGACAACACAAACCGAGGTACCTTTAGTCAGTACAATACCAAACACGTACTGGCCGTGGGATATTTCTAGCTACGGGCACACTAACACCTCGTGCCCTCGTGCTGTCCCCACCgtaccaaacacctactggccgtGGGAGCTGGCGGGTGAAGATATAACCGTAGCACACGACGACGTGCGTCTCTCCCAATAA